From the genome of Rhizobium oryzihabitans:
CTGCTTCCCAGGCTGAAGCAGACTGTCTCAGGGGATTAGACGACCCTTCGACTGGCTTGGACGTGGCTTGAGAGATTGAAGCAGGGTTATGCGGACCATGAGGGCGCTTCGGCGTTGATGATGGGGAAGGATTGGCCCACCTGTGAAACGGGCACCTGTGGATACTGAGACTTGAAAGCGTCCCGGACTGGCTGCTGATTGAGAGCGCCCTCCGTAACTCAGGACCGTGGTGTTTCCCTCATGGGGGCATACGTCTTGATAGGGGAAACTATGCTCTGAATCCTGAATCAGACTGAAACCAGAGCAAAAAGAAACCCGCCGGAGCGGGTCTCAATCAACGTCCATTGTGAATTTCAAAGCTTGCAAAGCGGCAGCTCGTTTTTCCTCTGTTAGAGGCTCAGGGTCAGGGACTGTCCAAAATTCTCCGTCCCTATCCTGATGTACCGTTGAACCTTCGTAAGCCCGACGAACCGGTGTTAGGCCAAGCGACTTGATTTCTGCCCGATACTCGTCCGCCGTCAATTATGCGGCTTCCTGCAATTCAAAGCGGCGCGTCTGTGTTTCAAAGCCGATCGATTCAAGCGATACTTCTTCGGCTGGCCGAACGATGACGTTCTTGTGGCCTTTCGCTTCCATGAGAGCAACGATTGCCTCAGGAATACGATCATTCAATTCTTCCATGGTATCGCCATGGACAAAAAG
Proteins encoded in this window:
- a CDS encoding DUF1902 domain-containing protein, with the translated sequence MTVHTNHTFIEIDVKQHKETGMMIATSKQVRGLFVHGDTMEELNDRIPEAIVALMEAKGHKNVIVRPAEEVSLESIGFETQTRRFELQEAA